The genomic interval CTGACCAACAAGGATATGCTTGACCTCATCGAGCTGCGCCATGAGCTGCACCGCCATCCGGAAATTTCCGGCGAGGAGAAGGAAACAGCGCGGCGTATTCGCGATTTCCTCGAACAGGCAAAACCGGATCGGATGTTCACCGATCTGGGTGGTCATGGCGTGGCAGCGGTCTATGACAGCGGCAAAAGCGGTCCGGTAGTCCTCATCCGCTCGGAACTCGACGCTCTGCCCATTCAGGAAAAAACCGACGCCGAATACCGCTCCGGCACAGATGGTAAGGGCCATCTTTGCGGCCATGACGGTCATTCCACCATTCTGACGGCGCTTGCACTTGGACTTTCCAGAAAGCGCCCGGAAACCGGCAGCGTCGTACTGCTCTACCAACCGGCAGAAGAGACAGGTGCGGGCGCGGCCGCCGTCATCGCCGATCCGCGCTTTGGCGAGATGAAGCCGGATTATTCCTTTTCTCTTCACAATCTTCCAGGCCTGCCATTCGGCCATGTCAGCGTGGTGGAAGGGCCGGTCAACTGCGCATCACGCGGCATCAAAATCCGCTTCTCCGGCAAGACCGCGCACGCCTCCTCACCGGAGCATGGCGTCTCGCCGATGCGGGCGATATCTGAGTTGATGCCGGCTTTGACCGATCTCGGTTCCGGCTTCCCACCGCAACCCGATTTTTCGATGGTGACAATCACCCATGCCGTGATGGGTGAAGCGGCCTTCGGCATTTCTCCGGCAGATGCGGAAATCTGGGCGACGCTCCGGACGCTGACAGACGACCGAATGGAAAAACTCTGCGCGGATGCGGAAGCGCTGGCAAAAAAGGTGGCCGAAGAACAGAAACTGACACTCGATATCGCCTATGACGATATTTTCCTGCATTGCGAAAATGCGCCGGAAGCCGTCGACCATATCCTGCGGGCGCTGACTGCGGAGAAAATTTCCCACGGGTCGGAAGGTTTGCCGATGCGGGCCTCCGAGGATTTCGGAAGGTTCCGCGCCGTCTCGTCATCGGCCATGTTCTTTTTGGGCGCAGGCAAGGACTATCCCAACCTGCACAATCCCGACTACGACTTTCCGGATGGGCTGATCGATATCGGCGCACGCATCTTCATGCGCATCATCCGCAACCTCACAGACGCGGGGTAAGCAACGGCAGCCCATTGCCGCCCCACGCCATCAGCCGCCCTGGGGCCCTCTGCTCGGCCGGGCGGCACGGACCGCTGCCAGTCCCCTGATGCCCTCCTTATCGCCAATGGACGTCAGACTTTCGAAAATCTGCGCAGCATCGGCGTAGCGGTTCATGGCAAGATAGGAATAACCGCGCAATACCATGAGATCGGTGCGCTCATCGGCAAGCCGCGCACGCTGATCAAGCAGGAGAAGCGTTTCCGCATAACGTTTGGACTGGAAGGCGGAAACCGCCCTGTCGGCCAGGATTGAAACCTGCAACTCAGTCGCGCGCGGGCGGTCCATGCGCGATTTCGTCGCCGAGACAGCGGCATGGTCCGTCAGCCCCATGCGCAGATAGGCAAGGCTCTGGCCATAGGCCGCATCGCTTTTAACAGTCGACTGGCCGCCGGCAATGGCGGATTCGAAAGCCTTCAGTGCTTCCGCCGGCCGGTTAGTCTCCATCAGGCACCAGCCGAGATCAAGCGCCTGCTGTGCGGGCAGGCGCTGGGGATCGGGATAGACCGCGCAGGAGCGTGGACGTGACGAGGCACTTACGGTCCTCTGCGTCTGCGCTGGCAGACGCGCCTGCTTGCGCGAAGGTTCCGGAGCCGGCTGCTGGACAGACGGCTGGCTATAAGCCACCACTGTCTCAGGCTGCGGCGCATAGGGCGCGGGTGCCGTTGTCTGGGAAGCTGTGGCGACAGGCGGTGCGGTGACGGGCGCTATCTGCTGCGCGGACTGGTCCACCATACGTGCCGTTCCAACATCAGCGATGCGTTGCGAGCGGCTTGCCCATTGCTGCTGTATGCTGCGCAGACCGGCGAGATTGCGCAGATCGTGATAGCTGACTGCCATGCCATAGGCCGATGGTTCGTCATCGGCCTTCCAGCCAAGCGCAGTGCTGAACCATTGCAAGGCGAGCGGCGTCTGCCTGAAAGCAAGCGAATACCAGCCGAACTGCTGCGCGGTCGCCGCATCCTTGCGAGTTATTGTTTCAGCGGCGATGCGCTGCAACACATCCGGCGGCAGGACCACAGGCGGCTCAAGCGCCAGAAGATTGGCTGTCGCGGCAAGATAGGTCGCAAGCCCGTCGTCCGAAGCGGTGCGCCACTTATACATGACGTCCTCAGCTTCACGTGGCTCGTTGCGGTCGATCAGCGCCAGCGCCAACCCTTGCGATGCAGACCCGCTGTCTTCCTCTTCCCGCGCCTTGCGAAACCACTTTTCCGCCTCCGCCATGTTCTTCTGGCGGATATTATACCAGCCGAGCAACAAGGCATCGCTTGCAAGCTTGTCGGTCTCAGCAAGCCTTTCAAGCCGCATCAGATAGGCGGAAGGAACGGAAATTCCCTCCTTCTCACCTGCCTTCGCCACGAACTGGCGGGCGAGATCGTTCTTGACCGGTTCGAATTCCAGCTGACCGTCTGCGTTGGGCTTTTCCTTGGCAAGCAAATCGCCGATCATCTCCGCCGGCAAAAGCGCGGACGCCTTCTGCACCGTGGCGAGCCTGTCGCTTGGCGTCGTGCAATTGTTGAGAATGTAGAGATAGGCGTCGCGCGCCCGTCCCATGCGGTCGGTATTGGCAAACGCATCGGCAACCCGCCACAGGACATCCACCTCGCTACAGGTCAGCAGGCCGGGATTGCTGGCGGCCGCGTCCACCACTGTCGAATATTGCTTGAGATCGGAAGCGTTGACGAGCCGCTGGCGGGCCTCGGCGAGGGAAAGCATGCCGGTCAGATTGTCGGGAGGCTGCCAGCCGGGTTCCGCCTGCTGGCGGTCGGCGATCGCCTTTCTGACCTCGGCGTAACGGCCGTCGCTATAAAGCTGCCACATGGCATCGAGCCGGGGATCGCCGTTAACGGGAATGGCGAGCGGATCGGCAGGCGGTGTCCAGTTCGGATAGAGCGTGCGCAGCCTCGCGATTTCAGCCTGAAGCCGCTGGGTATCGCCCTTGGCCGCGAAATAGCGCAGCGCGCTGAGATCGACCTCGGGCATGTCTGATGACGCCGGCTGGGTCTGGCGGGGTGCGGGCGCCTGCGCCATTTGGGGCTGCGATATCTGTCCACCCGTCTGTGTCTGCGTAACCGGCGGTTGCGGATCAGTCGTCGGCACCGTTACCGCTGGCGTCACGGGTTGGGTTAGCTGCGCCATCTCGCGATTTTTAAGGAACGCGTTGATCTGGGCCGGATTGGCTGCCGCTGGAGAAACGCGCTGCGCCGCACGGTTGTCGCCAACCGCCGAAGTATGAATGTCCGATACACGTCCGAGAATGGTGTCGCGCCAGTGGAAGGCGGCGAGAGCAATCAAAAGCAGGATGAGAGCCGAGGTAGACAGCGGTTTGTTCATCGGCACTCCCCGTTATTCCTTGCCAGAAACGACAATGCCAGAAGATGCAATGTAGAAGGATAATAAAGCGTTGGCTGAAAGCCTTTCAGTTCGGCAGGCACAGCCGGGCCGCCGCCGACGCAGGCTGCGAGCGCCGGAATGATGCGATAACCGGGATCCGACAGAACGTCCTTGACCGCGCCGCTCTTGAGATCGAAGGTTCCCGCAGCACCGCTTTCCAGCGTCATGCCGTTTTTCAGGCGGTCAAGCAGCTCCGGCGAGCCCATTTTCGCCCTTGCAAGATAAAGCGGAATCCGCACTGCATTGTAACCGAACTCGGGTGGAAACGCCGATGCCGGTTGCGGTTTCGTCTTCATCGAGACCCAGTCGGCGGGCAGTTTCCTGTCGCTGAAAGCAAATGTGGCGATCTGCGCCACGCCGTCGTCGGCAAGCGCCTTCCAGAGTGGCGATGGTGCGACGAGATTGAGGACCGGAAATGCTTCGAAAATCAGATAGGAAGGATTGACCACCGGGCCGTCGCCCCGGTCAACCTCGCCAAAGCCGCTGGCGGCGGGCAAAAGCAGCGTTCGCCCGCCGCGCTGAACGACAGTCTTCTTGAGGACGGCTGATGCGATGGCAGCCGATGCCTCGGCATAGTCCTGCCGGTTCCACTGGCCAGCAGCCAGCGCCAGCGCGTAGGCAATCAGAATATCGCCATCCGTGGCATTGTTGATGTCAGTCACATGCGGTCTGGTGCGCGGGTCCCATTTCCACGCGGAGAGACCGTCGTCGCGCACCAGGAGTTCCGTGCGGGTAAAACTCCATATCAGCTCGAAGTCGGCAATGTTCTCTGAAAGAACGGCAAGCCACATGCCGTAACCCTGGCCTTCGCTGTGGCTGATATTGCCGTTACCGGTATCGATGATGCGCCCGCCGGGATCGAGAAACGCACTTTTATAGGCCGACCAGGCCTCAGGCGAGACAGATGCGGCGCGGGCAATCGAGATGCTTGAGATCAACGCCATCAGCGACACGCAGAAAATGCCGGCAAGTCTTAAAATCCCACGCCTCATCGGTGTCGCCCCATCATACGCAGCATCGCGAAGGTGGCAAAGCCCAGGAGCGACACGAACCCGATGAATGCCAGCGAATAGGAAAGAACATTGGAAGACAGCCAATTAGCAGCGATCAGCCTCCAGTTCGAGAGGGAAAACGCCCGCGTGACATAGAAATACGGCTG from Agrobacterium tumefaciens carries:
- a CDS encoding amidohydrolase, which encodes MFLTNKDMLDLIELRHELHRHPEISGEEKETARRIRDFLEQAKPDRMFTDLGGHGVAAVYDSGKSGPVVLIRSELDALPIQEKTDAEYRSGTDGKGHLCGHDGHSTILTALALGLSRKRPETGSVVLLYQPAEETGAGAAAVIADPRFGEMKPDYSFSLHNLPGLPFGHVSVVEGPVNCASRGIKIRFSGKTAHASSPEHGVSPMRAISELMPALTDLGSGFPPQPDFSMVTITHAVMGEAAFGISPADAEIWATLRTLTDDRMEKLCADAEALAKKVAEEQKLTLDIAYDDIFLHCENAPEAVDHILRALTAEKISHGSEGLPMRASEDFGRFRAVSSSAMFFLGAGKDYPNLHNPDYDFPDGLIDIGARIFMRIIRNLTDAG
- a CDS encoding cellulose synthase, which codes for MNKPLSTSALILLLIALAAFHWRDTILGRVSDIHTSAVGDNRAAQRVSPAAANPAQINAFLKNREMAQLTQPVTPAVTVPTTDPQPPVTQTQTGGQISQPQMAQAPAPRQTQPASSDMPEVDLSALRYFAAKGDTQRLQAEIARLRTLYPNWTPPADPLAIPVNGDPRLDAMWQLYSDGRYAEVRKAIADRQQAEPGWQPPDNLTGMLSLAEARQRLVNASDLKQYSTVVDAAASNPGLLTCSEVDVLWRVADAFANTDRMGRARDAYLYILNNCTTPSDRLATVQKASALLPAEMIGDLLAKEKPNADGQLEFEPVKNDLARQFVAKAGEKEGISVPSAYLMRLERLAETDKLASDALLLGWYNIRQKNMAEAEKWFRKAREEEDSGSASQGLALALIDRNEPREAEDVMYKWRTASDDGLATYLAATANLLALEPPVVLPPDVLQRIAAETITRKDAATAQQFGWYSLAFRQTPLALQWFSTALGWKADDEPSAYGMAVSYHDLRNLAGLRSIQQQWASRSQRIADVGTARMVDQSAQQIAPVTAPPVATASQTTAPAPYAPQPETVVAYSQPSVQQPAPEPSRKQARLPAQTQRTVSASSRPRSCAVYPDPQRLPAQQALDLGWCLMETNRPAEALKAFESAIAGGQSTVKSDAAYGQSLAYLRMGLTDHAAVSATKSRMDRPRATELQVSILADRAVSAFQSKRYAETLLLLDQRARLADERTDLMVLRGYSYLAMNRYADAAQIFESLTSIGDKEGIRGLAAVRAARPSRGPQGG
- a CDS encoding glycosyl hydrolase family 8, whose translation is MRRGILRLAGIFCVSLMALISSISIARAASVSPEAWSAYKSAFLDPGGRIIDTGNGNISHSEGQGYGMWLAVLSENIADFELIWSFTRTELLVRDDGLSAWKWDPRTRPHVTDINNATDGDILIAYALALAAGQWNRQDYAEASAAIASAVLKKTVVQRGGRTLLLPAASGFGEVDRGDGPVVNPSYLIFEAFPVLNLVAPSPLWKALADDGVAQIATFAFSDRKLPADWVSMKTKPQPASAFPPEFGYNAVRIPLYLARAKMGSPELLDRLKNGMTLESGAAGTFDLKSGAVKDVLSDPGYRIIPALAACVGGGPAVPAELKGFQPTLYYPSTLHLLALSFLARNNGECR